The DNA region GTCCTCAATCTGCTCGAGGACCTCCAGGAGGAGTTCGACCTCACGTACCTGCTCATCAGCCACGACCTCTCGGTCATCCGCCACATCTGTGATCGGGTTGCCGTCATGTACCTGGGCGAAATCGTCGAAACCGGCCCGGTCGAGGAAATCTTCGGCGCGCCGAAGCACCCCTACACGCGGGCACTGCTCGAGAGCGTCCCGCGGGCGTCGACGGACGAGCGCGATCGCGACCGAGAAACGCTATCCGGCGACGTTCCCTCGCCGCGGGACCCGCCGAGTGGCTGCCGGTTCCGGACGCGGTGCCCGAAGGTGATTCCGCCCGAAGACGTCGCTATCGAGCAAGACGCCTACCGGGAGATCATGACCCTCAGAGAACTGGTCGAACGGGAGAATATCAGTCTCGAGGTCGCCAGCGACCACGCCGTGATGACCGACGAGGGAATCGACGTCGACCCGTCCGATACGGACGCCTTCGTCGCGGACCTGAAGGCCCACGTTCTCGACACGCAGCTGCCGCCGAAACACGATGCGGTAGTCGAGGAAGCGCTGGCGCCACTCGCCAACGGGGACTGGGACGAATCCGCGACGCGGTTGCGCGACGCCTACGAGAGCGTTTGCGAACTCGAGAACCCGAAGTTGGGGGACGACGTCCACCCCGTCGCCTGTCACCTCTACGACGACGAGCGCTGACGTTCGAC from Natronosalvus rutilus includes:
- a CDS encoding ABC transporter ATP-binding protein, producing MSLDTGSDQPLVRVEGLRKYFYEQDSYIDRLFGQEPVAVRAVDDVDFEVHRGETLGLVGESGCGKSTTGETLLHLQEPTDGVVQFEGQNVFELEGDRRNEFRRNAQVVFQDPFSSLDPRMTIGKTIQQPLTVHDVGTAEERRDRAQELLERVGLSADQIDRYPHEFSGGQRQRIGIARALALEPEFIVLDEPTSALDVSVQAQVLNLLEDLQEEFDLTYLLISHDLSVIRHICDRVAVMYLGEIVETGPVEEIFGAPKHPYTRALLESVPRASTDERDRDRETLSGDVPSPRDPPSGCRFRTRCPKVIPPEDVAIEQDAYREIMTLRELVERENISLEVASDHAVMTDEGIDVDPSDTDAFVADLKAHVLDTQLPPKHDAVVEEALAPLANGDWDESATRLRDAYESVCELENPKLGDDVHPVACHLYDDER